The sequence TTATGTGAAAATCCCACACCGACTTCCCGTTCCACAGTAGACTACTGTCGCGTCCTGCAGAAACAGATAGAGAAGAGATCCCAGGAAGGGcctccacacagcagacatgggCTACATTATTCTGCCACGCCGCCTGTTCCTTTGGTGCATGGCTCTCATCTACATGGTCGCCTTCGTTTCCCTCTACCTGCAGATACCAGGTGAGATATCTAGTTCGCTGTCCCATTTAGCTAGCTAGGATAGCTTTCTTGACAGTTATGAGTGTTATGGTATGCTAGCagctgttagccagctagctagcctcCTATAGCATTGTACTCGACTTTGAAGTCAAACATATTTCAAGTTTCATTGCTTTTTTGCATAGCTTTGCATTGGGAACGTGTTCCCCTGTAGCTAgctatcgagctagctagctagctaagcaactTGTTACTCTGTTGCAGTTGCTAGCTAGTTTAGCTAAGTCTTTTTAGCCAGATAACGGTTGacatattatattttattatactTAGCCCGACTTCTTTCTGTCTCTAGACACGGGCCACATATCTCTAAGTAATTTTTAACCTTCCTGACCAAAGAAAACGTAGTTTTATATTGGATATTCTCCATAATAGTTATTGAACCAAGCTTGCCATGACTATGAAGATGGTATACTCTGAATAAGGCGgataaaaaaaaagtgaaatccGAAAACGTATTATGATCTTAAATAGCTCTTAAGTGTTCCATGACTAAAATGATATCATCTGAATTGGGGGTGGATGGACAAAAATCCACGTTTTTTTTTCTGGATGACTATGGAAATGATATATTCTGAATCTGGGACAGATGGACAAAAATCTCTCAAACTGTGTAATTAAATCATTTAGTGGAACACATTCTATTTCAGTGACAGCAATATGGGAAGGGGAGAGGTTGTTATTTGATTTAAGGAGTAGTGGTGTTAAAACGCTTACATTAACTGCTGATATCTTTAGGGAATGTAgtatttttaattatttattttttaagaatTAGTAGGatttacaccttccctgtctctgGTCCACACTTGAGTCAAATTGGTGGCGGTAATCCACCTTAAAGTTTGTTTCCAACCTTAATATACTGCCAAAAAAAggtaaagggaacacttaaacaacacaatattctgagtagatagcccggccatcacaggctagctattttgacacccaccaagtttggtactcaccaaactcagatttactataagaaaaattggattacctttgctgttcttcgtcagaatgcactcccaggacttctacttcaacaacaaatgttggtttggttccaaataatccatagttatatccaaatagcggcgttttgttcgtgcgttcaagacactatccgaagggtgacgcgcccggcgcatatcgtgacaaaaaaattctaaatattccattaccgtacttcgaagcatgtcaaacgctgtttaaaataaatttttatgtgatttttctcgtaaaaagcgataatattccaaccgggaaaccctgttttcgttcaaagactgaaaatgtaaacatggtggagtctcgtgcacgcgcgccccagtctcattgttctcagatcgaccacttaccaaatgcgctactgtttttcagccatggcctgcaaagtcatcatttaacgttctggcgccttctgagagcctatgggagcgttagaaaatgtcacgttatgccagagatcccctgttttggatagagatgatcaagaaggccaggaaatggtcagagagggcgcttcctgtttggaatcttctcaggttttggcctgccaaatgagttctgttatactcacagacaccattcaaacagttttagaaactttagggtgttttctatccaaatcaaacaattatatgcatattctagttactgggcaggagtagtaaccagattaaatcgggtacgttttttatccggccgtgcaaatactgccccctatccccaacaggttaacctctctgggatatgtgggtcccacctcgacaacagccagtgaaattgcagggcgccaaattcaaaacaacagaaatctcataattaaaattcctcaaacatacaagtattatacaccattttaaagatacacttcttgttaatctagccacagtgtctgatttcaaaaagactttatggtgaaagcacaccatacgattatgttaggtcagcgcctagtcacaaaaaaacacacagccattttccagccaaagaggaGTCACAAAACCAGAAATAAAgagaaaattaatcactaacctttgatcttcatcagatggcactcataggacttcatgttacacaatacatgtatattttgttcaataaagttcatatttatatccaaaaatctgttTACTTTGGCGCGTTATGttaagtaatgttttgcctccaaaacatccagtaattttgcagggagccacatcaatttacagaaatactcatcataaacgttgatataagatacaagtgttttacattgcattaaggagaagtgtctCTTTAATTctaccgctgtgtcagatttcaaaaaagctttacggcaaaagcgcacaccatgcgataatctgagtacagcgctcagccaccaaaacaagccatacagatacccgccatgttgtggagtcaacaaaagtcagaaatagcattataaatattcacttacctttgatcttcatcggaatgcactcccaggcatcccagttccacaatacatttttttgttcaataaagtccatatttatgtccaaatacctcctttttgtttgagcgttcagttcactattccaaatgcacaaggcgcatgcactaagtccagacgaaaagttgaaaaagttgcattacagtttgtagaaacatgtcaaatgatgtatagaatcaatctttaagatgtttttatcataaatcttcaataatattccaaccggacaattcctttgtatttagaaatgaaagggaacgcAGCTCACGGCCGCACTCGTGACTTAGCTCATTGCATTCTGCCAGACCCCTGATtccaacagctcttattctctcccccttcacagtagaagcctgaaacaacgttctaaagactgttgacatctagtggaagccgtaggaagtgcaatctgaccccatttacactgtatattggataggcaatcacttgaaaaactacaaacctcagatttcccacttcctggttggattttgtctcaggtttttgcctgccatatgagttctgttatactcagacatcattcaaacagttttagaaacttcagagtgttttctatccaaatctactaattatatgcatattctagcttttgggcctgagtagcaggcagtttactctgggtaccttattcatccaagctactcaatactgcccccagatCCAAAATAAGTTttaagccctgacctcaaccctattgaacacctttgggatgaattggaacgccgactgcaagccaggcctgaTCGCCCAACAgcaatgcccgacctcactaatgctcttgtggctgaattgaagcaagtccccgcagcaatgttacaatatctagtggaaagccttcccagaagagtgggggctgttatagcagcaaagggggggacgagcaggtgtccacatacttttggccatgtagtgtactatCTTCATGGTCATGGCATACTTGGTTCAATAGCTATTGAGGAGAGAGAACCAAATGTACAATATAAAACAAATTTTATCTAGGTGTTCACTTTAGGCTAGTAGGGGTTTTCCTCCTATGGAACTACATCCTAAAGTAAACCTCCAGTACATGTTACTTCTTCTCCCTGTTGACAAGTTGTGTGTTTTCCAGGCCTGTATGGAAATGATGGCCTGTTACCAGCGCGGTGGCAACTGCGGTACAGTGGTAAGGCTCTCTGGGagcagctcctctcctctcccactttACTGTGGCTCGCGCCACGTCTGGGTGAGTTCCTAAACAACATTTTAGCAATGTGTTGTGACTAACTAATCATTTGAATCATAAATCAAATAGACTCTTACACTGTAAACTGTATTCTAGGTCTTGACACCCAGACTGCCATGGAGCTGCTCTGCCTGCTGGGGGCAGCACTGAGcctggctgctacagtactgGAATCACTCAGAGACAGCTTGGTGTTTCTATTTCTCTGGATCATATACCTGTCAATGTACCAGGTCAgttataccacacacacacatacacacacttctgCAGCGGGAGCCCGTATACAGTACGCCTGATCTCTGACTCTGCCTGTTGTTCCAGGTGGGACAGGTCTTCCTCTACTTCCAGTGGTGAGTTGTGTGTGTGCCACGCCCAGAGAGTGAATGCCACCCTGAGGTTGCATGTTAATTAACACCCCAGTACTGCTGTTAGTGTGTGTATGAGACTGAGAAGTCTTGGCAGTCAGCTGATGTGTATGTGTGATTGGTGCTCCTACTGCTGTGCAACTGCATCTGTCAGGTGCCAGATTATAAACACTATAACACATTGATAACAACATCACCATAGTAGCATCATGATGAAAACACTACAACAGCAGCCCTGTCTGGGCATGCTCAGTCTCTGGGTTCTAACACTCTCTCCACCTTGCTtattctccctccccttctcctttcCCTTTATCTGCGACGGCATCCAGGGACTCTCTTCTCCTGGAGACTGGGTTCCTCTGTGTGCTCATCGCCCCGGTGACGTCTTTGCGGGGGTGGCGAGCGGGCAGGGAGCACGACTCTGTGACCTTCTGGTTGGTCCGTTGGCTGCTGTTCAGACTGATGTTCGCCTCCGGAGTGGTCAAACTCACCTCCCGCTGCCCTACCTGGTGGGGCCTCACAGGTAGCTGTGTGTGTTGCATAATTGCTCAGGCAGGTCACCTAACTCATCAGACATGTTACTGCCACTCAGACTGCTGTTTCTGAGCGTTTTCCTCTCCCCCTGATGTACCACAGAGACCCAGTGTATCGCACCGTctctggcctgtgtgtgtgtaacgtgtatatctctctctagcCCTCACATATCATTGAGGCCCAGTGTAGCTGCACCCCTAGCCTGTTGATGTGTGCCTCTAAcatgtggtggtgtgtgtctctAGCGCTGACATATCACTATGAGACCCAGTGTATCCCTACACCCTTGGCCTGGTTTGCCCACCAGCTGCCTGTCTGGTGGCATAAGCTGTCTGTGGTAGCCACCTTCGCCATTGAGATCGCTGCTCCATTCCTCTTCCTCAGCCCTCTACGACGACTTCGCCTCGGGGCCTTCTACATGCAGGTCAGATTAACTCTGTGTATGTTGTAGCATTTTGTCATCAACAGTTTGGGGACTtggtctgtctcccccctctggcAGTTAGGTGAAGTGCAGTGTTTTCTGTCACCCCTGTGGTATTTAGGTGTTACTGCAAGTGCTGATCATCCTGTCTGGAAACTATAACTTCTTCAACCTCCTGACTCTGACAatgtgtctgtctctgctggACGACGAGCATATATACTTCTGGCTACGCAAGAAAtacactcctaaccctaaccaaggtacacacactctgacacatacacactgtgTAGGTAACTTGCATTGAGGAcagtcagtcagttactgtaggcAGGATGTGACATGTACGCCCTGGTTCTGTCTCTGCTCCAATCAGGTTCCTCGTTGTGGTGGGCAGGGTTTGTGGTGGAGATCGCAGTCTGGGCTCTAATTGGCTTCGGAACGGTCACATGGTTTGACCTGCAGATCAACTGGGACGAGGGGACTGTCTCCTccaggacaggtgtgtgtgtgcgtatcagTTATCAGCTGTAGTAGATAATCATTGTTTTGACTGTTATTGCTGGTTATCTCCTCAGTGTTTACCTTCCACCAGTTTAACCAGTTCCTGAAGACTGTCACCTTCCCCTCGGTCTGGCTGGGAGCGCTGTCTCTCACCTGGGAACTAGTCTCTGCCATGTTCAggtagcacacatacacacctctctGGGAAAGTGGTCTTTTCTCTGTGTTGTCTTGGTGTGTGTCGAGTGTTTCTTCAGGAGGCTTTGGgatactgctgtgtgtgtgtatttacatgtgtgtctgtgtgtgttctgtaggtGTGCGTGTGTGGAAGGGTTCTTCAAGAGGTTTTTGGGTACAGTCCAGTGGACAGTGTTTGGCGCTGCTGCTATCTCTATGTTTGCCATCAGTCTGGTGAGTAGAAcactctagaacagtggttcccaacccttTTCGTTTACTGTACCAACTGAATTTAGCTCTGCCTGGAGTATCCCTGAAGTACCCCTTCATGTGTGACTCATCTCATGAGTCTTCTGAAGTACTCCCTATgaataggccaagtacccccagggttcctagtacccctggttgataggccaagtaccccaagggttcctagtacccctggttgataggccaagtacccccagggttcctagtacccctggttgataggccaagtacccccagggttcctagtacccctggttgataggccaagtacccccagggttcctagtacccctggttgataggccaagtacccccagggtttctagtacccctggttgggaaccactgatctagaatAATGGTACCTGCTCTCAGATAAGGCATGTCATACTTTGTGTGTTCCAGCATGTTCTTGTTCACCTGTATAGAATATGATTctaacagcagtgtgtgtgtttgtccaggtcCCATTCACCTTCATAGAGTATGACAGTAATGCCAGTGTGTGGCCAGGGGTGCGTCAGGGTTATGATGCGGTCAGTCGTTACCAGCTGGTCAACTCCTACGGTCTGTTCAGACGCATGACTGGGGTGGGGGGGCGGCCCGAGGTGGTCATCGAAGGATCCATGGATAAAGTCACCTGGAcggtaggggtgtgtttgtgtgggagagGTATATGGAGAGATGTCTTTTTTGCCCGTTTGTAATGTTTCTGTTATCAGTAGTAATCTGTtgtccttctcgctctctctcgctctctctcgctctctctcgctctctctcgctctctctcgctctctctcgctctctctcgctctctctcgctctctctcgctctctctcgctctctctcgctctctctcgctctctgtctcgcgctctctttctctctctttctctcgctctctctctctcgctctctctttctctcgctctctctctctcgctctctttctctcgcgctctctctttctcgcgctctctctttctcgcgctctctcgcgctctctctttctctcgctctctcgcgctctctctttctctcgctctctcgcgctctctctttctctcgctctctcgcgctctctctttctctcgctctctcgcgctctctctttctctcgctctctctctctcgctctctctttctctcgctctctcgctctctctctctcgctctctctctctcgctctctctttctctcgctctctctttctctcgctctctcgcgctctctctttctcgcgctctctcgcgctctctctttctcgcgctctctcgcgctctctctttctctcgctctctctttctctcgctctctctttctctctttctctcgctctctcgcgctctctctttctctcgctctctctttctctcgctctctctttctctcgctctctcttctctcgctctctttctctcgctctctttctctcgctcgctttctctcgctctctcgctttctctcgctctctcgctttctctcgctttctctcgctttctctcgctttctctcgctttctctcgctttctctcgctctctcgctttctctcgctctctcgctttctctctctcgctttctctcgctctcgctctctttctctcgctctcgctcgttctttctctcgctcgctcgcgctctctctttctcgcgctctctctttctcgcgctctctctttttcgcgctctctctttttcgcactctctttctctcgctctctttctctcgctctctttctctcgctctctttctctcgctctctttctctcgctcgctttcTCTCGCTTGCTTTCTCTCGCttgctttctctcgctctctcgctttctctcgctctctttctctctctctcgctctctttctctcgctctcgctcgttctttctctcgctcgctcgcgctctctctttctcgcgctctctctttctcgcgctctctctttctcgcgctctctctttctcgcgctctctctttttcgcgctctctctttttcgcactctctttctctcgctctctttctctttctctcgctctctttctctcgctctctctctctttctctcgctctctctctttctctcgcgctcgctctctcgcgctcgctctctctctctctttctctctctcgcgctctctcgctctctttctctctcgcgctctcgctctctttctctctcgcgctctcgctctctttctctctcgcgctctcgctctctttctctctctcgcgctctctttctctcgcgctctctttctctcgcgctctctttctctcgcgctctctttctctcgcgctctctttctctcgcgctctctctctcgcgctctctctctcgcgctctctctctcgcgctctctctctctcgcgctctctctctctctctctcgcgctctctctctcgcgctctctctctccgcgctctctctctctcgcgctctctctctctctcgcgctctctctctctctcgcgctctctcgcgctctctctctcgcgctctcgctctctctctctctctcgcgctctcgctctcgcgctctcgctctctctttctctcgctctctctttctctcgctctcgctctctctttctctcgctctctctttctctcgctctctctttctctcgctctcgctctctctttctctcgctctctctttctctcgctccctctttctctcgctccctctttctctcgctccctctttctctcgctccctctttctctcgctccctctttctctcgctccctcgctctctcgctctctcgctctgtctttctctctttctctcgctctctttctctcgctctctctttctctcgctctctttctctcgctctctcgctctctttctctcgctctctttctctcgctctcttctctctcgctctctcgctctctttctctcgctccctctttctctcgctctctcgctctctcgctctctctttctctcgctctctctttctctcgctctgtctttctctcgctctgtctttctctcgctctgtctttctctcgctctgtctttctctcgctctgtctttctctcgctctgtctttctctcgctctgtctttctctcgctctgtctttctctctttctctcgctctctttctctcgctctctttctctcgctctctttctctcgctctctctttctctctttctctttctctctttctctcgctctctcgctctctttctctcgctctctttctctcgctctctctttctctctctctcttctctcgctctctctctctctttctctcgcgctcgctctctcgcgctcgctctctcgcgctcgctctctcgctctctttctctcgcgctctctctctctttatctcgcgctctctcgctctctcgcgctctttctctcgcgctctctttctctcgctctctctctcgcgctctatctctcgcgctgtctctctctcgcgctgtctctctctcgcgctgtctctctctcgcgctgtctctctctcgcgctgtctctctctcgcgctgtctctctctcgcgctgtctctctctcgcgctgtctctctctcgcgctgtctctctctcgcgctgtctctctctcgcgctgtctctctctcgcgctgtctctctctcgcgctgtcctCTCTcgcgctgtgtctctctctcgcgctgtctctctctcgcgctgtctctctctcgcgctgtctctctctcgcgctgtctctctctcgcgctgtctctctctcgcgctgtctctctctcgcgctgtctctctctcgcgctgtctctctctcgcgctgtctctctctcgctctctctctcgcgctctctctctcgcgcgctctctctctccgcgctctctctctcgcgctctctctctctccgcgctctctctctctccgcgctctctctctctctccgcgctctctctctcgcgcgctctctctctccgcgctctctctctctcgcgctctctctctctctcgcgctctctctctcgcgctcgctctttcgcgctcgctctttcgcgctcgctctttcgcgctcgctctttcgcgctcgctctttcgcgctctctctttcgcgctctctctttcgcgctctctttctctcgcgctctctttctctcgctctctttctctcgcgctctctttctctcgcgctctctttctctcgctctctctttctctcgctctctctttctctcgctctcgctctctctcgcgctctctcgcgctctctctctcgcgctctctctctcgcgctctctctttcgcgctctctcgctcgcgctctctctttcgcgctctctcgctcgcgCTCTTTCGCGCTCTTTCGCGCTCtttcgcgctctctcgcgctctctctttctcgcgctctctttctcgcgctctctctttctcgcgctctctctttgtctcgctctctttctctcgctctctctctttctctcgca comes from Salmo trutta chromosome 7, fSalTru1.1, whole genome shotgun sequence and encodes:
- the lmf2a gene encoding lipase maturation factor 2a, which codes for MGYIILPRRLFLWCMALIYMVAFVSLYLQIPGLYGNDGLLPARWQLRYSGKALWEQLLSSPTLLWLAPRLGLDTQTAMELLCLLGAALSLAATVLESLRDSLVFLFLWIIYLSMYQVGQVFLYFQWDSLLLETGFLCVLIAPVTSLRGWRAGREHDSVTFWLVRWLLFRLMFASGVVKLTSRCPTWWGLTALTYHYETQCIPTPLAWFAHQLPVWWHKLSVVATFAIEIAAPFLFLSPLRRLRLGAFYMQVLLQVLIILSGNYNFFNLLTLTMCLSLLDDEHIYFWLRKKYTPNPNQGSSLWWAGFVVEIAVWALIGFGTVTWFDLQINWDEGTVSSRTVFTFHQFNQFLKTVTFPSVWLGALSLTWELVSAMFRCACVEGFFKRFLGTVQWTVFGAAAISMFAISLVPFTFIEYDSNASVWPGVRQGYDAVSRYQLVNSYGLFRRMTGVGGRPEVVIEGSMDKVTWTEIEFMYKPGNLSAPPSVITPHQPRLDWQMWFAALGTHAHSPWFTSLMYRLLQGKTDVIELIQSDVSQYPFHQQPPMYLRAHRYKYWFTKTLADGSYPQRWWRRVYIEEFYPTVYLGDTFLESMLSQHGLKDKSLPRHVSEAAVPQVVKWVRSQVRGVSAPLLLWSLLFCSVTLCLLRGLQLEITLKTKPTAAKAEPKHTATPHHPDAKEANSNDKYGLGQRQEEGREEEEEEQQEEEVDAQEDERRGEDEESEREENDVRDEVEEEEDGEEEEGSVD